One Setaria italica strain Yugu1 chromosome II, Setaria_italica_v2.0, whole genome shotgun sequence DNA segment encodes these proteins:
- the LOC101756291 gene encoding uncharacterized protein LOC101756291, producing MAPPPAAAGEEDLLEVRCAGCGETLEVERGLTEFICPDCSTPQALPPELMPPPPRRRRALPIPPALAPVPPPSPAARLPCGSCGSMLAVPPGLARCGCPVCGAELAVDPARLRQYLLSTAAAPLVPVSLPPVFRALEGGQHYSDSAVRVGHIQGHTSNQLGHLERSQARRQNTQALVEFPDAGTDSDDIDTEMSNEINEMPCHRNGFPVASRTVGAKVRQLETLNYVTCQAHAQQSDHSVHAEHPSDHTIHVGETQNESANHGIHRGLGHVELIKEKPVGRHTNQVTGTAIGPKVVSVEKRQVQTLKQITRDRLQKTSPPKLPSPIEQDPEHSSDNIQAEQDEAEVGHQVTARLARKSTKRNLTSSNKGLRHRRSKRLAKQSAATTYYESTENESEENEAVSPSRTISDFQDIDGVSNDISSSSLPQHNKPHRRSNEADNPHATTKSASIPDVSDPESFARYYSKTYPPEVRRALERNSILGQAGGKEKRKRGDRGPNLCLKVWTMPEGVRIRVSFNDLGQPIGDEARTLSSFLGQIARDGTVAPLTYTDWRFFPEKNKQAMMHLVNHKFVLPPIGQIWSMSALGKKWKDWKVVLKHERYDAHETDAERLADRDFRVPEEQWKLLVAYWGTEKAKALSARCKASQEQHPCRNHPRLGSKSYARIQEEERQKRANMAEPSVTATSIPEDREGRPVSMDDVSAEVVSPDQ from the exons atggcgccgccgccggcagccgcggGGGAGGAGGACCTCCTGGAGGTGCGGTGCGCGGGGTGCGGGGAGACGCTGGAGGTGGAGCGCGGGCTCACGGAGTTCATCTGCCCGGACTGCTCAACGCCGCAGGCGCTCCCGCCGGAgctcatgccgccgccgccgaggcgccgccgcgcgctgccCATCCCTCCCGCGCTGGCGCCGGTGCCTCCCCCTTCGCCCGCGGCGAGGCTGCCGTGCGGGTCCTGCGGGTCGATGCTCGCCGTGCCGCCGGGGCTCGCGCGCTGCGGCTGCCCGGTCTGCGGCGCCGAGCTCGCCGTCGACCCCGCGCGCCTCCGCCAGTAcctcctctccaccgccgccgcgccactcGTGCCGGTCTCGCTGCCGCCGGTCTTCCGGGCCCTGGAG GGAGGGCAACACTATTCTGATTCTGCAGTTCGTGTGGGACATATTCAAGGGCATACAAGTAATCAACTGGGCCATTTAGAGCGATCACAGGCTAGACGTCAAAATACGCAGGCACTTGTGGAGTTTCCTGATGCTGGTACTGATAGTGATGATATAGATACTGAAATGTCGAATGAGATTAATGAAATGCCCTGCCATAGGAATGGATTCCCGGTTGCTTCTAGAACTGTTGGTGCAAAGGTGAGACAACTTGAAACTCTGAACTATGTCACATGCCAGGCACATGCACAGCAATCCGATCATTCAGTTCATGCAGAACATCCATCAGACCATACAATTCATGTTGGTGAGACACAAAATGAGTCTGCTAATCATGGAATTCACAGAGGTCTGGGGCATGTTGAGCTGATTAAGGAGAAACCTGTGGGAAGGCACACCAACCAGGTAACTGGTACCGCTATTGGCCCCAAAGTCGTAAGTGTGGAGAAGAGGCAGGTTCAAACTTTGAAACAGATCACACGGGACAGACTGCAAAAGACCAGTCCTCCAAAACTGCCTAGTCCCATTGAACAAGACCCAGAACACTCCAGTGATAACATTCAGGCAGAGCAGGATGAAGCTGAGGTGGGCCACCAGGTGACTGCAAGATTGGCTCGTAAGAGCACAAAGAGGAATTTGACATCTTCAAATAAAGGGTTAAGGCATAGGCGTAGTAAGCGTTTGGCCAAACAATCAGCTGCCACTACATACTACGAATCTACTGAAAATGAATCTGAGGAAAATGAGGCTGTTTCTCCAAGTCGAACTATATCTGATTTTCAAGACATTGATGGGGTCAGCAATGATATTTCCTCTAGTTCATTGCCTCAGCACAATAAGCCTCATAGAAGATCCAATGAGGCAGACAATCCGCATGCAACAACAAAGTCTGCTTCAATTCCTGACGTGTCTGATCCTGAAAGTTTTGCACGTTATTACAGTAAAACATACCCTCCAGAGGTTAGAAGAGCTCTTGAAAGGAATTCTATTTTAGGTCAAGCAG GTGGCAAGGAAAAGAGAAAACGCGGCGATCGTGGTCCTAATCTCTGCCTTAAAGTCTGGACCATGCCTGAGGGTGTAAGGATTCGAGTGTCCTTCAATGATCTAGGTCAACCTATCGGAGACGAAGCACGCACCTTGAGTAGCTTTCTAGGACAAATAGCACGTGATGGAACAGTGGCACCTCTGACATACACAGATTGGAGGTTCTTTCCGGAGAAAAACAAGCAAGCAATGATGCATTTAGTTAAT CACAAGTTTGTCCTCCCACCAATTGGTCAAATATGGTCTATGAGTGCTTTGGGAAAAAAGTGGAAGGACTGGAAAGTTGTCTTAAAACATGAACGATACGATGCCCATGAGACGGATGCGGAACGTCTTGCCGATCGGGATTTCCGTGTCCCGGAAGAACAATGGAAACTCCTTGTGGCATATTGGGGCACTGAGAAGGCCAAG GCTCTAAGTGCTCGATGTAAAGCTTCTCAGGAACAACATCCTTGTCGTAATCATCCTAGACTTGGATCAAAGAGTTACGCACGGATACAGGAGGAAGAG AGGCAGAAGCGTGCAAACATGGCGGAACCAAGCGTCACAGCTACATCCATACCCGAAGATCGGGAAGGCAGACCCGTGTCTATGGACGATGTCTCTGCAGAAGTCGTCAGTCCAGACCAGTGA
- the LOC101756686 gene encoding serine carboxypeptidase 1-like — MEQGEAFSTSLCLLNLELMLHPLWLSRSGPFNFESGGSAGSLPKLHRNPYSWSKVSSVIYLDSPAGVDLSYAKDKSKPYTTGDLQTAHDLHTFLLKWFQLYHEFLTNPFYIAGESYAGIYIPTLSHEVVKGIHERVKPAINFKVKRSSKIIPAA; from the exons ATGGAACAAGGGGAAGCTTTCAGTACTAGCTTGTGCCTTCTGAATCTGGAACTGATGCTGCATCCTCTGTGGCTTTCTCGTTCAGGACCATTCAACTTTGAGTCAGGAGGGTCAGCTGGAAGCCTGCCAAAGCTTCATCGCAACCCGTACAGCTGGTCCAAG GTGTCTAGTGTGATATACTTGGACTCCCCTGCTGGTGTTGATCTGTCATACGCGAAGGATAAGTCCAAACCTTATACAACTGGCGACCTTCAAACTGCTCATGATTTGCATACTTTTCTTCTCAAG TGGTTTCAGCTCTACCATGAGTTCCTGACAAATCCATTTTACATAGCTGGTGAATCATATGCTGGGATTTATATTCCTACCCTTTCACATGAAGTTGTCAAAG GAATTCACGAAAGAGTCAAGCCAGCTATAAACTTTAAGGTTAAGAGATCTTCTAAAATTATTCCTGCTGCGTGA
- the LOC101755884 gene encoding receptor kinase-like protein Xa21: MGVLSWLPSLMAILIIIPTVSASDEAVLLALKAQVATGGSGSGTLASWNGSANFCSWEGVTCSRRRPERVTALNLYGSGLYGALSPAVGNLTFLQTLNLSSNGLYGEIPASLGGLRRLQKLDLSDNSFSGTFPANLSSCVSMRIMVLHDNRLSGRIPAELGETMVSLQAISLRNNSFTGPIPASLANLSRLQYLSLSSNQLDGSIPPGLGSIQSMWRLDLSTNNLSGVLPLSLYNLSSMASFQVGGNLLHGSIPADIGNKFPGMQILSLSNNNFTGTIPSSISNLSDLTTLLLGGNRLSGYVPATLGRLQALQELYLTGNMLKANDKEGWGFISSLANCSQLRWLLLDDNSFEGHLPGSISNLSSTLQKLYLNDNRISGSIPADIGNLVGLNLLLMVNTSMSGVIPESIGKLENLVDLGLYSSGLSGLIPPSIGNLTKLTRFLAFYNNLEGPIPESLGKLKNLFILDLSTNYYLNGSIPKAILKPSLSYYLDLSYNSLSGPLPSEIGTMINLNQLILSGNQLSGQIPNSIGNCIVLEKLLLDKNMFEGSIPQSLKNLKGLTVLNLTMNNLSGGIPDAIGNIGYLQQLYLAHNNLSGPIPEVLENLTLLSILDVSFNNLQGKVPDGGAFRNLSYKSVAGNTELCSGAPQLHLAPCSTRPIKKSRKKKFKSLTISVLTTVAVLLSFSVILFVWMLRKKLKQNQKERVQSPIADEQYERIPYLALSRGTDGFSEANLLGSGRYGVVYKCVFDNEDKTFAVKVFNLSQSGSSKSFEVECEAMRRIRHRRLIKIITCCSSFDLQGQEFKALVFEFMPNGSLDVWLHPKFHKFATSRTLSLAQRLDIAADIIAAVEYLHNSCQPPVIHCDLKPSNVLLAEDMSARVGDFGISKFLPENTSRRMQNSYSITGIRGSIGYVAPEYGEGSAISTAGDIYSLGVLLLEIFTGRSPTDDMFRDSLGLHKFTEDALPDRTLEIVDSTIWMHVEPKDSITRRGVQECLISVFRLGLSCSKQQPRERPSIRDVAAEMHAIRDAYLMFGN, translated from the exons ATGGGGGTCTTGAGCTGGCTTCCGTCTCTCATGGCCATCCTGATCATAATCCCCACGGTGAGCGCCAGCGATGAGGCTGTGCTGCTAGCTCTGAAAGCGCAGGTTGCCACCGGTGGCTCTGGCTCCGGCACGCTGGCCTCCTGGAACGGCAGCGCCAACTTCTGCAGCTGGGAAGGCGTGACCTGCAGCCGCCGGAGACCAGAGCGGGTGACGGCACTCAACTTGTACGGCAGCGGGCTCTACGGAGCACTCTCCCCAGCTGTTGGGAATCTGACTTTCCTGCAGACGCTCAACCTGAGCTCCAATGGGCTGTACGGCGAGATTCCAGCAAGCCTCGGTGGCCTCCGGCGTCTCCAGAAACTCGACCTTAGTGACAACTCGTTCTCCGGCACCTTCCCTGCTAACCTCAGCTCCTGCGTCAGCATGAGGATCATGGTACTACACGACAATAGGCTTAGCGGTCGCATTCCAGCTGAGCTCGGTGAGACGATGGTGTCCCTGCAAGCAATCTCGCTGAGGAACAACAGCTTCACAGGCCCCATCCCAGCATCACTAGCCAATCTGTCTCGTTTACAGTACCTCAGTCTCTCCAGCAACCAGCTCGACGGCTCAATACCACCAGGGCTCGGCAGCATTCAGAGCATGTGGCGCCTCGACCTCTCTACAAACAACCTCTCCGGTGTGCTTCCACTCTCTCTGTACAACTTGTCATCAATGGCCAGCTTTCAGGTAGGGGGAAATCTGCTGCATGGAAGCATTCCTGCTGATATTGGCAACAAGTTCCCTGGCATGCAAATCTTAAGCCTGTCCAACAACAACTTCACCGGAACAATCCCTTCGTCAATATCCAACCTCTCCGATCTCACAACACTTCTTCTCGGAGGAAATAGATTGAGCGGGTATGTGCCTGCTACTTTGGGGAGGTTGCAAGCTCTGCAGGAGTTGTACTTGACTGGAAACATGCTTAAAGCAAATGACAAGGAGGGATGGGGATTTATCAGTTCTTTGGCGAACTGCAGCCAGCTACGGTGGTTATTACTTGATGACAACTCCTTCGAAGGACACTTACCAGGTTCAATCTCAAACCTCTCAAGTACTCTCCAGAAATTATACTTGAATGACAATAGGATCTCTGGGAGCATCCCTGCAGACATCGGGAATCTTGTCGGCCTAAACTTACTGTTGATGGTGAATACTTCCATGTCAGGAGTGATTCCAGAGAGCATAGGGAAACTAGAAAACTTGGTTGACCTTGGCCTATATAGTAGTGGATTATCAGGTCTCATACCACCATCTATTGGAAATCTCACCAAATTAACCAGGTTCCTTGCATTTTACAACAATTTGGAAGGACCAATACCAGAAAGTCTTGGGAAGCTGAAGAATCTATTTATTCTTGATTTGTCAACAAATTACTACCTAAATGGTTCAATACCCAAGGCAATTTTGAAGCCTTCGCTTTCATATTACTTAGATTTATCATACAATTCTCTGTCAGGACCCCTTCCATCAGAAATTGGTACCATGATCAACCTCAACCAATTGATCCTGTCAGGAAACCAGTTGTCTGGCCAAATACCAAATAGCATCGGAAATTGCATAGTTTTAGAAAAACTGCTGCTGGACAAGAACATGTTTGAAGGAAGCATACCTCAATCTCTGAAAAACTTGAAAGGACTGACTGTATTGAATCTGACAATGAACAATTTGTCTGGTGGGATCCCAGATGCCATCGGTAATATTGGATATCTGCAACAGTTGTACCTAGCACACAACAATTTGTCAGGGCCAATCCCAGAAGTTCTAGAGAATTTGACATTACTATCTATATTGGACGTATCTTTCAATAACCTGCAAGGCAAGGTGCCAGATGGAGGTGCTTTCAGAAACCTATCTTACAAATCAGTCGCTGGAAATACTGAGTTGTGCAGCGGAGCACCTCAACTTCACTTGGCACCTTGCTCTACAAGACCTATAAAAAAGAGCAGAAAAAAGAAGTTCAAGTCTCTTACAATTTCTGTCCTAACAACTGTAGCAGTCTTATTGTCATTTTCAGTAATTCTTTTTGTTTGGATGCTCCGTAAAAAGCTCAAACAAAATCAGAAGGAAAGAGTGCAATCTCCAATTGCTGATGAGCAATATGAAAGAATTCCATACCTTGCATTATCCCGAGGAACTGATGGGTTTTCAGAAGCAAACTTGCTCGGAAGTGGCAGATATGGTGTTGTTTATAAGTGTGTTTTTGACAATGAGGATAAAACCTTCGCTGTCAAGGTCTTTAACCTTTCTCAGTCTGGATCTTCCAAGAGTTTTGAGGTGGAATGTGAGGCCATGAGAAGGATACGACACCGTCGTCTCATAAAAATCATTACTTGTTGCTCGAGCTTTGACCTCCAAGGTCAAGAGTTTAAGGCATTGGTTTTTGAGTTTATGCCTAATGGTAGCCTAGATGTTTGGCTTCATCCAAAATTTCATAAATTCGCTACAAGCAGAACACTCAGCCTTGCCCAGAGGCTTGATATTGCTGCTGATATCATTGCTGCAGTAGAATATCTTCACAACAGCTGTCAACCACCAGTAATCCATTGCGATCTTAAACCAAGCAACGTCCTTCTTGCTGAAGACATGAGTGCTCGAGTTGGAGACTTTGGCATATCAAAATTCCTGCCGGAAAATACAAGCAGGAGGATGCAAAATTCATATAGCATAACTGGAATAAGAGGCTCCATTGGCTATGTTGCTCCAG AGTATGGTGAAGGCTCTGCAATCTCAACAGCTGGTGATATCTATAGTCTTGGCGTATTGCTGCTTGAGATATTCACTGGAAGGAGCCCAACAGATGACATGTTCAGAGATTCACTAGGTCTGCATAAGTTTACCGAGGATGCTCTTCCTGATAGAACCTTGGAGATAGTGGACTCAACAATCTGGATGCACGTAGAACCCAAGGATAGCATTACAAGACGTGGAGTCCAGGAGTGCTTGATCTCTGTCTTCAGGCTGGGCCTATCCTGCTCGAAGCAACAGCCTCGGGAGCGACCATCGATAAGAGATGTAGCAGCAGAGATGCATGCAATCCGAGATGCATACCTAATGTTTGGCAATTAG